A region from the Candidatus Eisenbacteria bacterium genome encodes:
- a CDS encoding cytochrome C, which translates to TFFVLPVLFLLGLALIPIGSWRYRRRVARGKEGAPLFPSYDLNLPSVRTRLMLLGVLTLTNMVVLGVASYKGIEHMDSVEFCGATCHPVMKPEYTVYQGSPHARVRCVDCHIGPGASWFVQSKLSGSRQVLVQLAGTWPRPVETPVENLRPSRETCEQCHWPEKFHGDRLFVRTHFQEDEANTALQTVMLLKVGGGQPESGFARGIHWHVQNAVYYRSDPEREHIPWVRVERLDGSVTEFTQGEIPDSIASRPPRRMDCVDCHNRPTHIFRMPARALDEAMGAGVLPRDLPYLRREGHAALTADYADEDAAREGIERRIRGFYQSEYPDLAASGDGRVEAAIRGVQAIWSRYVFPEMKVGWGTYPDHIGHQDFVGCFRCHDDAHVSNDGTVISQDCATCHILLAVEEETPAVLQTLFPGE; encoded by the coding sequence GACGTTCTTCGTCCTTCCCGTTCTGTTCTTACTCGGCTTGGCGCTCATCCCGATCGGATCGTGGCGCTATCGGCGGCGTGTGGCGCGCGGCAAGGAGGGAGCTCCTCTGTTCCCGAGCTACGACCTGAATCTGCCCAGCGTCCGGACGCGCCTCATGCTGCTCGGCGTTCTCACGCTCACGAACATGGTGGTTCTGGGCGTCGCATCGTACAAAGGGATCGAGCACATGGACTCGGTCGAGTTCTGCGGCGCGACCTGCCACCCTGTGATGAAGCCGGAGTACACGGTCTATCAGGGCTCGCCGCACGCCCGCGTCCGCTGCGTCGACTGCCACATCGGGCCCGGGGCTTCGTGGTTCGTGCAGAGCAAGCTCTCGGGAAGCCGCCAGGTGCTGGTCCAGCTGGCGGGAACCTGGCCGCGGCCCGTCGAGACCCCCGTCGAGAACCTCCGTCCCTCCCGTGAGACCTGCGAGCAGTGTCACTGGCCCGAGAAGTTCCATGGCGATCGGCTCTTCGTGCGCACGCACTTTCAGGAGGACGAGGCGAACACCGCGCTGCAGACGGTGATGCTTCTGAAAGTGGGCGGCGGCCAACCGGAGTCGGGTTTCGCGCGCGGCATCCACTGGCATGTCCAGAACGCGGTCTACTACCGTTCGGACCCGGAGCGGGAGCACATCCCCTGGGTGCGCGTCGAGCGGCTCGATGGGAGCGTGACGGAGTTCACGCAGGGCGAGATTCCCGACAGTATCGCCTCGCGCCCTCCGCGCAGGATGGACTGCGTCGACTGCCACAACCGCCCGACGCACATCTTTCGGATGCCGGCGCGCGCGCTCGACGAAGCGATGGGGGCCGGCGTGTTGCCGCGCGATCTACCCTACCTGCGGCGGGAGGGGCACGCGGCTCTGACGGCCGACTATGCGGATGAGGATGCGGCGCGGGAGGGGATTGAGCGGCGCATCAGGGGTTTCTATCAGAGCGAGTACCCCGACCTGGCCGCCTCCGGAGACGGGCGCGTCGAGGCAGCCATCCGCGGAGTGCAAGCGATCTGGTCCCGCTATGTCTTTCCGGAGATGAAGGTCGGCTGGGGGACCTATCCCGATCACATCGGGCACCAGGACTTCGTGGGTTGTTTCCGATGCCACGACGACGCGCACGTCTCAAACGACGGCACGGTCATCTCCCAGGATTGCGCAACATGCCACATCCTCCTCGCCGTGGAGGAGGAGACGCCGGCGGTCCTGCAGACGCTCTTTCCCGGGGAGTAG
- a CDS encoding tetratricopeptide repeat protein: MIALWRAQGLQRRFQEADGTLDQVKPFLRDDRPKLGVRYLLERGRVRNSEGKPSEADPFFREAWTLPRRSGLGNLAIDAAHMVAIVTPPDTALAWNRRALDLAEKSEDVRARRWLGSLYNNLGWTHHDKGDHEEALRLFRKALEWRKEQGQPLEIRIAEWSVARVLRSLGRSEEGLEIQLRLAREGEADGEPDGFVYEELGECFATLGCEREAQRWFAKAYEVLSKDPGLSASEPERLARLARLGGVDPGGP, from the coding sequence GTGATCGCGCTCTGGCGCGCGCAAGGACTGCAGCGCCGATTCCAGGAGGCGGACGGCACGCTGGATCAGGTGAAGCCATTCCTCCGGGACGACCGCCCCAAGCTCGGCGTGCGCTACCTCCTGGAACGCGGGCGCGTGCGAAACTCCGAGGGGAAGCCATCCGAGGCCGATCCCTTCTTCCGCGAGGCGTGGACGCTGCCCCGCCGCTCGGGACTCGGCAACCTCGCGATCGACGCCGCCCACATGGTCGCGATCGTGACCCCGCCCGACACCGCCCTGGCATGGAACAGGCGCGCCCTCGATCTCGCCGAGAAGTCCGAGGACGTGCGGGCCAGACGCTGGCTCGGCTCCCTCTACAACAATCTCGGCTGGACCCATCACGACAAGGGAGACCACGAGGAGGCGCTCCGCCTGTTCCGGAAGGCCCTGGAGTGGCGCAAGGAGCAGGGGCAGCCGCTCGAGATCCGGATCGCCGAGTGGTCGGTCGCCCGGGTCCTGCGGTCGCTCGGACGCTCCGAAGAGGGGCTCGAGATCCAGCTCCGGCTGGCGCGGGAAGGCGAGGCGGACGGGGAGCCGGACGGCTTCGTGTACGAGGAGCTTGGCGAGTGCTTCGCGACGCTCGGCTGCGAACGTGAGGCGCAGCGGTGGTTCGCGAAGGCGTACGAAGTTCTATCGAAGGACCCCGGCCTCTCGGCGTCGGAGCCCGAGCGTCTCGCCCGGCTGGCCAGACTCGGTGGGGTCGATCCCGGAGGTCCCTAG
- a CDS encoding tyrosine phenol-lyase, with product AEIFVETGVRAMERGNVSKGRNPETGENYRPALELVRLTIPRRVYTNDHMAAVAEGVKRVYDRRKEIKGLKFAYEPAKLRFFQGRFELLQ from the coding sequence CCGCGGAGATCTTCGTCGAGACCGGCGTCCGCGCCATGGAGCGCGGGAACGTCTCCAAGGGCCGCAATCCCGAGACGGGAGAGAACTACCGGCCCGCGCTGGAGCTCGTGCGCCTGACGATTCCGCGCCGGGTCTACACGAACGATCACATGGCCGCGGTCGCCGAGGGAGTCAAGAGGGTCTATGATCGCAGGAAAGAGATCAAGGGGCTCAAGTTCGCCTACGAGCCCGCGAAGCTTCGTTTCTTCCAGGGCAGGTTCGAGTTGCTCCAGTGA